The following DNA comes from Rosa rugosa chromosome 5, drRosRugo1.1, whole genome shotgun sequence.
ACTTATAAATCATTAAGTTATTGATTTCTACAGAAGTGGCAGACAATACATAGAattaagggcacgtttacttacttagaatggaatggaatgtaatggaatgattacggagtaaaaatacccctgtgtttactaacacataaaggaatcggaatgatttcaggtaaaagaattcctgtgtttactaacacatgaaggaatgagaattggtgtaggtcccacctatttatcaggaatcgattcctgaatgctcaggaattcgattacgaaggggggagatgggtttaggaatcattcctccggaatcaataccgattcctttcttctctcattccacttgtctccgattcatgattattttccattccaagtaagtaaacgtgccataagtTATTAACTTATCAAGTTAAGACAGGAGAATGAGTAGCTAGCTAGATATGTCTCCAAGGTCTTTCTGCAAGGCTTACACACTCACTATACCTATAGCAATCCACAAGATGATCGATGGTCAACCCAGCAGCCTGCATGAATGAGTACACAATGACTGGTCCAACGTATCGAAATCCCCGCTTTATCAAATCCTTGCTCATGGCTTCTGCTTTCGGGCTCCTCAGAGGAACATTCCTCGGGTGTCTGAACCTGTTGATGACTGGTTTGTGATTCACAGAACCCCACATATAGCTACTGAAAGATCCACATTCCCTCACAATCTGTATTCGATCATTTTGATAATTTAAGATAGAGATATATCAGTTTATGTGAAAATGGTGATCAATGTAAGTTTAGTTAATTTTGAGATGAGCTAGGTTGCTAGCTTGCCTTCAATATGCATTTGGCATTGTCTACAATGCACCTGACTTTGCAGTCTGGCAACATTAAAGCTTTGTTGGAAGCTCTCTCTTcaatctcctcctcccccatTTTGGCAACTGTGTTTGGATCAAATCCAGAAAAGGCTTCCCTATGTAAGCAAGAAACTATTAAATCATGCACCATAAGATTATATATTCAATCATGCATGTACTACTCATTAGTCACATTATCTGAATAGTTGGAAAAATTTGAGGTGACATATTTACCTGAATAGCTCCCTTCTTTTCACAATTTCAGTCCAATTGTGGTCCATCAACATACCAGACAGTGCAAGCAGCTCAAACAATTGACTGTAATGACAATGATTAACTACCACGCACTTAGTAATTATCGATCATAACCAGCACTCCAACCATGATTAGTGGTTAAATAAGTTTGATTAATAAAA
Coding sequences within:
- the LOC133710201 gene encoding uncharacterized protein LOC133710201, giving the protein MSKANVRRQLVLLEKNKVPKEKSTTSAFSSHFSYKHLKRIYPIGLHKSSSSSSLSLSSLSLSLSENSIDSSSIIDSTSPLDQKISSALRLIAPPPQRRESPVPKVVQQQNQSFQDTDNGELRRCNWITKNSDKVYVAFHDECWGVPVYDDNQLFELLALSGMLMDHNWTEIVKRRELFREAFSGFDPNTVAKMGEEEIEERASNKALMLPDCKVRCIVDNAKCILKIVRECGSFSSYMWGSVNHKPVINRFRHPRNVPLRSPKAEAMSKDLIKRGFRYVGPVIVYSFMQAAGLTIDHLVDCYRYSECVSLAERPWRHI